One segment of Erigeron canadensis isolate Cc75 chromosome 2, C_canadensis_v1, whole genome shotgun sequence DNA contains the following:
- the LOC122589755 gene encoding methyl-CpG-binding domain-containing protein 9-like, giving the protein MECTKITESPLNKKSFPQGSLISSRLPSHAVGNLLEVHEFICGFQNVLGLKEPISFEELEEELLRAGKSSILKTVEKFIHSVLLPDLISELLEKTTAALKIKLDMLPINQFTWPEVVRRYIMAYVLVEGRMVSENIEGMKLFQCLLGDGGICCESQASLAGVDLDAQLLGRAIENVFGKLTKETTILSMGMTGIEGQNGDSYGVCTDVASIPEWAKVLEPVKKLPTNNGSRIRDCVNEALTKNPLEWAKTRLEASISKGVYKSNASGPTKKAVIAVFQQALNNVASGVPKMPLPLDTDIRRSDRICKAVMKKCQSIICHVAANSTDRDFSDLLGRSLNCDISDVQKLLIYASTRPLDLQTIHLRLLHGAYGGSHEAFREDVRELGSSLKLWIKLTKTPVNKPSLSHLAECISKDLEIQFEKEVAPLILTLSEYNTSTKSTVEVERELQEILTSIEISETPWEMIICKVCGHGTDDENMLLCDSEGCNAAYHTKCLCPTLSRIPEGRWHCPTCAPSRLPMDNEPKDAQQILRHVDRSWEEASPLLDIVTALDKSDFWELEADKKISVLKFLFDEALNTKFFRQILNKSNTKLNKKFLGIDSLGRFYWGFPSSSPNCGIVVNSQHEDYARWYILRSAKEISSLVNYLNINDPEVIPLRDAISHWHSLVIHQHQQPISNSGETHMTNSTDLDKSSKKPGGNASPIIKKLKMKLLSMEDALTDGARRPSRASREWRSAWCAFVKSSNSIYEMIEAILVLETMIKTEHISNNWWWYWSSASVAAKTSTMSGLALRIYTLDAAIHHPNTPPDRAKKSAGNGNICQKRLKRKRKAKISITEPSLP; this is encoded by the exons ATGGAGTGCACAAAGATCACTGAGAGTCCCCTCAACAAGAAATCATTTCCTCAAGGAAGTCTAATTAGCTCAAGGCTCCCCTCTCATGCTGTCGGAAACCTTCTTGAG GTCCATGAATTCATATGTGGCTTTCAAAATGTTCTTGGATTAAAAGAGCCAATATCATTTGAAGAGCTTGAAGAAGAGCTCCTTCGGGCTGGAAAATCGTCAATTCTGAAAACAGTTGAAAAGTTTATTCACAGTGTATTGCTTCCTGATCTAATAAGTGAGCTACTGGAAAAAACTACTGCAGCCCTTAAAATCAAATTGGATATGCTTCCAATTAATCAGTTTACTTGGCCAGAAGTGGTTCGGAGATATATAATGGCATATGTGTTAGTAGAAGGAAGAATGGTTTCTGAAAATATTGAAGGTATGAAGCTCTTTCAGTGTCTGCTAGGTGATGGCGGTATTTGCTGTGAATCACAAGCTAGTCTTGCTGGTGTTGATTTGGATGCACAG TTGCTTGGAAGAGCCATAGAAAATGTATTTGGGAAACTGACAAAAGAAACTACCATTCTATCAATGGGCATGACAGGGATAGAGGGACAAAATGGTGATAGCTATGGTGTGTGTACAGATGTTGCTAGTATTCCAGAGTGGGCGAAAGTACTTGAACCTGTGAAAAAATTGCCTACGAATAATGGATCTCGAATTCGGGACTGTGTTAATGAGGCTTTGACAAAAAATCCACTTGAGTGGGCAAAGACCAGGTTGGAAGCTTCTATATCAAAAGGCGTTTACAAAAGCAATGCATCTGGGCCTACAAAG AAAGCCGTGATAGCTGTTTTCCAACAAGCATTGAATAATGTAGCATCTGGTGTACCAAAAATGCCGTTACCACTGGACACGGACATAAGAAGATCTGATCGGATATGTAAAGCAGTCATGAAAAAGTGTCAAAGCATAATATGTCATGTAGCTGCTAATAGTACAGATAGGGACTTTTCTGATCTCTTGGGGAGATCCCTAAACTGTGATATTAGTGATGTCCAGAAACTTCTTATATATGCATCAACACGTCCTCTGGACTTACAGACTATCCATTTAAGATTGCTTCATGGAGCATATGGTGGTTCACATGAAGCTTTTCGGGAAGATGTAAGGGAGCTTGGATCATCACTTAAG TTGTGGATCAAGTTGACGAAGACTCCTGTGAATAAACCGAGTTTAAGTCACTTGGCAGAGTGTATATCCAAAGACTTGGAAATTCAATTTGAAAAAGAG GTAGCCCCTCTTATCTTGACCCTGTCTGAATATAACACGAGTACAAAATCTACGGTTGAGGTAGAGAGGGAGCTTCAAGAAATTCTAACTTCTATCGAAATCTCTGAAACGCCATGGGAAATGATAATCTGCAAAGTTTGTGGCCATGGCACAGATGATGAAAACATGCTGCTGTGTGATTCTGAAGGATGTAACGCCGCGTATCACACAAAATGCCTGTGTCCGACGCTTTCTAGAATCCCTGAAGGTAGGTGGCATTGTCCTACTTGTGCACCTTCTAGGCTTCCAATGGACAATGAACCGAAGGATGCTCAGCAGATTTTGCGACATGTAGATAGAAGCTGGGAGGAAGCAAGTCCACTTTTGGATATAGTTACAGCTTTGGACAAAAGTGATTTTTGGGAATTAGAGGCGGATAAG AAAATATCCGTGCTCAAGTTTCTATTTGACGAAGCATTAAATACAAAGTTCTTTCGTCAAATTCTGAACAAGTCGAACACGAAGCTTAATAAGAAGTTTTTGGGTATTGACTCTCTTGGAAGATTTTACTGGGGATTTCCCAGTTCAAGTCCTAATTGTGGGATAGTTGTAAATTCACAACATGAAGATTATGCCAGATGGTATATCTTGCGGTCTGCAAAAGAAATTAGCAGCCTTGTGAATTATCTCAACATAAATGATCCTGAAGTAATACCCTTGAGAGATGCTATATCGCATTGGCATAGTTTAGTAATTCATCAGCATCAACAACCAATCAGTAATTCAGGTGAGACGCACATGACTAATTCCACCGATTTGGATAAGTCTTCCAAGAAACCTGGCGGGAATGCTTCTCctataataaagaaattgaagatGAAGTTGCTGAGTATGGAGGACGCACTAACTGATGGAGCAAGAAGACCATCCAGGGCAAGTCGTGAATGGAGATCGGCATGGTGCGCATTTGTTAAATCTTCCAATTCAATATATGAG ATGATTGAAGCAATTTTGGTTCTGGAGACCATGATCAAGACAGAGCATATTAGCAATAATTGGTGGTGGTACTGGTCTTCAGCTTCAGTTGCTGCAAAAACGTCTACAATGTCGGGTCTTGCTTTACGCATCTACACTCTAGACGCTGCAATCCATCATCCTAACACACCACCAGATCGGGCAAAAAAAAGTGCGGGAAATGGAAACATATGTCAGAAAAggttaaaaaggaaaagaaaagcgAAAATCAGCATTACAGAACCTTCACTCCCTTGA